A window of uncultured Methanobrevibacter sp. genomic DNA:
AAAATATCAATCTTCACTACACTTGTAGTAATGATTGCATTTATTTTCTTGCGCGAATATGCATTTAGCATATTTTCCATTACAGGGATGGAAAATGAAATATTTTGGATAGCAATTGGTGGAACAGTCCTTATGGTTTTAACGCCAGTTTCCATGATTTCAGCAAAGATGTTGGATGGTTTTGGAAAAAGTATGTATTCCCTAATGTTTACCATAATTAGAATAATATTTGAAGTGGCTTTAATAGTCTTACTTGTAAATACCATTTCAAATGGGGCATGTGTTTTGATTGGAATTTGCTGCGGTCAACTATTGAGTTCAATCATTACTATCTATTCTTAAGGCATCTGTTCAATAACTTTGGCAAAGAGTATAAATTTAAATACACTGTTAAAACATTCAACATAAAAAGAAAAGAGAAAATAGAAAAGTTCAGGGAAGAAAATCAAAGACGAAAAGATGAATTCAGAGAAAACATGAAACAATCTAAACAAGACCGGATAGAAAGAAGGGATAAGATGGTGGAAAAACTTAAGAGAAAATAATGATGAATTAGTCCGAAGTTTAAGGGATGTTTTGGTATTTTCATTGGGGGGGGCTTTTTTGAACTACTTTGGAGAATTCGAAGTATTCGTTCACTATTAATATAAAATCCATCAAAATTGTATGGATAACTATTTTTTAAGAAAAATTAAAAAGAATAATATTGGAATAGAATAATCCTCGGGGGAAATATCATGAAAAATTACTCCTGTATAAATTGTGGAATTATAAACTGCAAACACCAAGATTCAGAATATCCTAATTTCTGTCCGACAAAATAATTAACAATATAAAAAAACGATTTTAAAAGAGGTCTCCTAAGCAGATTTATTA
This region includes:
- a CDS encoding MATE family efflux transporter, encoding MALKLRALLIAPVRGYGRGLMSVTGHLFGAEKFDELEKMFKYVMKISIFTTLVVMIAFIFLREYAFSIFSITGMENEIFWIAIGGTVLMVLTPVSMISAKMLDGFGKSMYSLMFTIIRIIFEVALIVLLVNTISNGACVLIGICCGQLLSSIITIYS